The Humulus lupulus chromosome 4, drHumLupu1.1, whole genome shotgun sequence genome has a window encoding:
- the LOC133831992 gene encoding uncharacterized protein LOC133831992, which produces MQAKSMVPINIENWREVPKSILDSLWKDVNLAFHLDENMRKNIIGSVGNKWRQFKCNLNKKFIVPYLNDPSLLEANPRGLDKPPPSYHIEETHWKEFVKRRTSEEFQDFRKLQQERRNHLQYPHRTSRHSYTELEVDLQAKWGTTEKIDRSILLKEARKDSSGNYVTERDKVKGKAIEDMLEQRKEGKLIEIGTNDSLTQVLGTAEHPGRVRSQSRGVTQRDYFHKPVGGGGGSKRLAEKTN; this is translated from the exons ATGCAAGCCAAAAGTATGGTGCCAATTAACATTGAAAATTGGCGCGAAGTTCCTAAATCTATATTGGACAGCTTATGGAAGGACGTCAAT CTAGCTTTCCACCTAGATGAGAATATGCGAAAAAATATTATTGGCTCTGTGGGTAATAAGTGGAGACAATTCAAATGTAATTTGAACAAGAAGTTTATAGTCCCTTACCTTAATGACCCATCTCTTTTGGAAGCAAACCCTCGTGGTCTCGATAAACCTCCACCAAGCTATCATATAGAAGAAACACATTGGAAAGAATTTGTCAAGAGAAGGACATCCGAAGAGTTTCAAGAttttagaaaattacaacaagaaAGGCGTAATCATTTACAATACCCTCATAGGACTTCACGCCATAGCTATACTGAATTGGAAGTTGATTTA CAAGCTAAGTGGGGCACAACAGAGAAAATAGATCGATCTATACTCTTGAAGGAGGCCAGAAAAGATTCTTCTGGCAACTATGTCACCGAGCGTGACAAGGTCAAGGGAAAGGCCATC GAAGACATGCTTGAGCAAAGAAAAGAGGGCAAACTGATTGAAATCGGAACAAATGACAGTCTAACACAAGTGTTAGGTACTGCTGAGCACCCCGGTCGAGTTCGAAGCCAGAGTCGAGGTGTCACACAAAGAGACTACTTTCATAAGcctgttgggggggggggggggtctaaGAGGCTTGCAGAAAAAACAAATTGA
- the LOC133831993 gene encoding uncharacterized protein LOC133831993, translated as MVNVDSIGIPIRAREGVVENKGINNGKPTLMEKEDLEVAHQNVLENTVEVQPYIEEHLQYLNKENRTKSRKQIQDEHHRTFRHWFLDKIQKELTDELHEVTETLRWLSLGSTQLAIKHDVFIINGCRFNTKARDDVRVTQNSGVSIVAQTLQVSSARDKNPIYGEMKFYGVIQEIWELDYREFRMPMFKCDWVDRKNGVEKEKLGFIKVDLNKIGHIKDSFVMVSQAKQVFYVEDPTSSRWSIVLASQPREKVHDDDQQHDFGELRV; from the exons GAAAATAAGGGTATCAACAATGGAAAACCTACTTTAATGGAAAAAGAAGATTTGGAGGTTGCTCATCAAAATGTCTTGGAGAATACAGTTGAGGTTCAACCTTATATAGA AGAACATTTGCAATATCTAAATAAGGAAAATCGAACAAAATCTAGAAAGCAGATTCAAGATGAGCATCATCGTACCTTTCGACATTGGTTTCTTGATAAG ATTCAGAAAGAGTTGACCGATGAGTTGCATGAAGTTACCGAAACTTTGAGATGGCTTTCATTAGGTTCGACTCAATTGGCAATTAAGCACGATGTGTTTATAATTAATGGTTGTAGGTTCAACACTAAAGCTCGTGATGATGTTAGGGTCACCCAAAATAGTGGTGTAAGTATTGTAGCTCAAACCTTGCAAGTCTCTAGTGCACGTGACAAGAACCCTATATATGGTGAGATGAAATTTTATGGTGTCATtcaagaaatatgggagcttgattatcGTGAATTTAGGATGCCGATGTTCAAGTGTGATTGGGTAGACAGGAAAAATGGTGTGGAGAAAGAAAAGTTAGGTTTCATTAaagttgatttgaataaaataggACATATAAAAGACTCATTTGTAATGGTAAGTCAAGCTAAACAAGTGTTTTATGTTGAGGATCCTACTTCATCAAGATGGTCAATAGTGCTTGCTTCACAACCAAGAGAAAAAGTGCATGATGACGATCAACAACATGACTTTGGTGAATTACGAGTTTGA